From one Bombus affinis isolate iyBomAffi1 chromosome 9, iyBomAffi1.2, whole genome shotgun sequence genomic stretch:
- the LOC126920106 gene encoding uncharacterized protein LOC126920106 isoform X2 yields the protein MFDSDDEDDKKDNESLSNEVPIVASPKKPSQADLVANSDNNLLAKINKLLSGVPPPPKLTICRTDCSELLLRIYENQHLFWAPCVLPEKCIKQNLNKESPEQQKENISTNNYQRTKSTSRNLSTAFDACDPQYQSNISNNIDTVDLKNTCSDNFRIKKVVPNNEKSIINASASGTKLLNPEQLQVTVTENKIKDESFIAAPKLSLLYYTVNEKEAVTLSWPEAYHHKFHGIHYNRNKAVEEFEGLTSKLCNRYIGAETQSTCTVWFSKPAPGSAKKRNHLAKHNNGQSPTKRLSHLTRRRKIFSSANLQGLALNNKRLVVLNIKKPTIKKGKSPRGKSPRGKSPRGKSPRGKSPRGTPRSSTKKKVARRLVLDGPSPLKSKIEMSKRALFQSPPPDRAGPSKLLTTGSNPQSIKRALFTQNTKENDSERSQKAAIEPESRKRKSEEELEGPQCKWIKSLSFDGSHELHNTTMPSWERHSSSDIIEKSKSLNEGKCELSDTHRKKLLWAVAEALRDKGIGMTHPQFKQYATNLARTIKKLMPDLENKNIPRKPGSTSDRMLKLAKYHVLFVIDARTAD from the exons ATGTTCGATAGCGATGATGAAGATGATAAAAAAGATAATGAATCACTATCAAATGAAGTACCAATAGTAGCTAGTCCTAAAAAACCTTCCCAAGCTGATTTAGTTGCAAACTCTGATAACAATTTATTAGCCAAAATTAATAAACTCTTAAGTGGTGTACCGCCACCACCTAAACTTACAATTTGCAGAACAGATTGTTCAGaattattattacgtatttatgAAAATCAACACTTATTTTGGGCACCGTGTGTGCTAccagaaaaatgtataaaacaaaatttaaataagGAATCCCCAGAACagcaaaaagaaaatattagtaCAAATAATTATCAGCGTACCAAAAGCACATCTAGAAATTTAAGTACTGCTTTTGATGCTTGTGATCCACAATATCAAAGTAATATTAGTAATAATATAGATACAGTAGATTTAAAGAATACTTGCAGTGATAATTTTAGAATAAAGAAAGTAGTTCCTAATAATGAAAAAAGCATTATCAATGCTAGCGCAAGTGGAACAAAATTGTTAAATCCTGAGCAGCTACAAGTAACTGTAACTGAGAACAAAATAAAAGATGAGTCTTTCATTGCTGCACCAAAATTATCATTACTCTACTACACTGTCAATGAAAAAGAAGCTGTCACTTTGTCATGGCCTGAAGCATATCATCATAAATTTCATGGAATACA TTATAACAGAAATAAAGCAGTTGAAGAATTTGAAGGTCTTAcatcaaaattatgtaatagaTATATAGGTGCCGAAACTCAGTCTACATGTACTGTATGGTTTTCTAAACCAGCACCAGGAAGTGCCAAAAAACGAAATCATTTAGCTAAACACAATAATGGGCAAAGTCCAACAAAAAGATTAAGTCATTTGACGAGAAgacgaaaaatattttctagtgcGAATTTGCAAGGCCTGGCGCTTAACAATAAAAGACTTGTAGTATTAAATATTAA AAAACCAACAATTAAAAAAGGCAAAAGTCCACGGGGTAAGAGTCCACGGGGTAAGAGTCCACGGGGTAAGAGTCCACGAGGTAAAAGTCCGAGGGGAACTCCCAGGAGTTCGACAAAGAAAAAAGTGGCTCGACGGCTCGTTTTAGATGGACCTAGTCCGTTAAAGTCCAAAATTGAAATGTCTAAACGCGCGCTATTTCAAAGTCCTCCTCCTGATCGAGCTGGTCCAAGCAAGTTGCTTACAACTGGGTCAAATCCTCAAAGCATTAAACGTGCACTATTTACACAAAACACAAAGGAGAATGATTCAGAGAGAAGTCAGAAGGCAGCTATTGAACCAGAATCAAGGAAGAGGAAAAGCGAAGAAGAATTGGAAGGACCACAATGCAAATGGATAAAAAGTTTATCTTTCGACGGCTCACACGAATTGCATAATACTACTATGCCTTCGTGGGAGAGACACTCATCTAGTGATATAATTGAAAAAAGCAAATCCTTGAATGAAGGAAAATGCGAGCTTAGTGACACTCATAGAAAG AAATTACTATGGGCGGTAGCGGAGGCTTTACGAGATAAGGGAATAGGTATGACTCATCCACAATTTAAACAGTATGCTACAAACTTAGCGCGAACCATTAAAAAACTTATGCCTGATCTCGAGAACAAGAATATCCCTCGCAAACCAGGGAGTACAAGTGATCGTATGTTAAAATTAGCAAAATATCACGTTTTGTTTGTAATTGATGCAAGAACAGCTGATTGA
- the LOC126920103 gene encoding phospholipid-transporting ATPase ABCA1-like codes for MGNDIRNFGLLLYKNLIVRKRHWKTTIFLQCSVPIALFVLIQAARDFSVQPPRVINENTYYPIENKEQLTVINRDYTFLYYVPHNTYTESILQDIRICMTLSYENVVGFLTEDDMINAYTILQAKSPSVEVLGLVFEQYNTTDIKYKIRHPFKIPNVLFQNMFDQPAYDARALYVNAIPFVPLQMCVDEALIDRTVSHSSMDWKVSIQRMPYPPYIKIDESDTILRLVICMFAVIAFLIPLCVEINYATKEKYIGINVLMAMNGVKEYQNLLSWLVTGIVFSIFYIVPIIILFKNTFSEKVDPYLYYSNTFIFWLILTMHVGHLISFGMHIAAYFSKPRFVITTLTIIYTASFSLHGNLIRQEIFSIIPYLGILFPNILLYRFLEEVNGYETQLTGIQWSNMFVVGNTQYNITGCIGFILIFSIIGAFLHFILTIYINAIHPGKYGVRKDPLYFLKYLKKNKVTFDYDIEDFDYGSIDNENFEPVVNGVLTPGIQIRNLKKTYKSICLRKSKVQALKGISMDLYKGQITALLGHNGAGKTTLMSILTGVISATEGKVLINGQNIVKNLQSIRNDLGLCPQENMVFPDLSVFEQLEFFGLLKGANKKRKEIKQNINVLLEKLKLSEKRDVLPSTLSGGQKRKLCLGMALIGDASTIILDEPTSGMDPETRRDIWDIILKIRGKKTILISTHNMEEADILGDRIAIVHGGRLKCYGTSMFLKKQYGYGHMEVTLSTKSWCSPDKVINQFDPRTQQISVDSEKIVLSVPNTETLPQSLDKVEGQKRNLGVTGISVSLITLEEVFLKVIKNEDNGKHLNELFCPPSQKVEGWSLCMQSILALYHKKLTYTKKNLSNTLLILFLPLLSVVLMGLSYDTPTDSTNIFPLELNIYRHPKVLYSSENETTGTMYANLIKYFGGFAEEVEQNTSVTKALLDRAVENIAEYRNNYIVSAEFNISDDVLFANGFYSGIAIHSMPLTINLLSNALIKAVAGDEYSIRVSSQKLPNALSATPLYMIETDSLTRVLVFCSFFFPTVALFIVHPFQEMESKIKQLQRMTGISSFSYWLTMFTFDLLILIVSIFIITIGSYIMDVILDIRLYYKIEILIMILLLLLFGINSLFISYIFSFINKSRNTIVTILSIVPIGLVLLHYLLQEVLGTFPWLKILYSFQKGIFYLMPHIGLFNGQLSFFIIALQNARCRRLPNRLQEVVCMGIPDICCGLDCADGVCKNQLSYFSDYDFKMSLKNCIIYLSLTPLMYFAILIILEERLPYKLYAKIFSQNLRDPCNIQDDQVKKEKHAVAIEIRKLQNRGASKKMNEEPTKTVPTIENNCIESLNNNDSLFLVYELSKYYGKLMAVQEISFRVKQRECFGLLGVNGAGKSTTFRMLTGEEIPNSGTMYLGKSEIHTDRKNYLAQMGYCPQTDALLNSLNSFDHLRLFALLRGIPRAKVDLEVNKWINRLNLNSCMHQPSGTYSGGNKRRLNIAMALIGNPTLVLLDEPTTGVDPAARRSLWNILQTCQTMGQAIILTSHSMEECEALCNRLVIMVKGQLVCIGASQELKQRFGAGYDIHVKLSPSRTDDDVSSIKSIIESSLTCELRDENLGLIAYHVSDIRTTWEKMYNTMNDLKAQYSCIDDYAVLSATLEQLFIQFARGTELTKAPTVDSTTQTTNV; via the exons atgGGAAATGACATCAGAAATTTTGGCTtgcttttatataaaaatttaatagttAGGAAGAGACATTGGAAAACAACAATATTTTTACAATGTTCGGTACCTATTGCTTTATTTGTATTGATACAAGCTGCCAGAGATTTTAGTGTACAACCACCTCGTGTAATCAATGAAAATACATATTATCCTATAGAAAATAAGGAACAGTTAACAGTAATAAACAGAGATTacacatttttatattatgtacCACACAATACATACACAGAAAGTATTTTGCAAGATATAAGAATATGTATGACACTCTCATATGAAAATGTAGTTGGTTTTTTAACTGAAGATGATATGATTAATGCTTACACAATATTACAAGCCAAGTCTCCTAGTGTAGAAGTATTAGGACTCGTGTTTGAGCAATATAATACGACGGATATAAAGTACAAAATCAGACATCCTTTCAAAATTCCAAATGtattatttcaaaatatgttTGATCAACCTGCATATGATGCACGTGCTCTATATGTAAATGCCATACCATTTGTACCATTACAAATGTGTGTTGATGAAGCTTTGATAGATCGCACAGTATCACATTCTTCAATGGATTGGAAG GTGTCAATACAAAGAATGCCTTATCCACCTTATATTAAAATAGATGAATCTGATACAATATTAAGACTGGTGATATGTATGTTTGCAGTCATTGCTTTCTTAATTCCACTCTGTGTAGAAATAAACTATGCAACGAAGGAAAAATACATTGGCATAAATGTTCTGATGGCAATGAATGGGGTGAAAGAATATCAGAATTTATTAAGTTGGTTGGTCACTGGCATTGTATTCAGTATTTTTTATATAGTaccaataataatattatttaagaaTACATTTTCTGAGAAAGTTGATCCATACCTATATTATAGTAATACTTTCATATTTTGGCTAATACTTACAATGCATGTAGGTCATTTAATATCATTTGGTATGCATATTGCTGCATATTTTTCAAAAC CGCGTTTTGTGATAACAacattaacaattatttatacTGCTTCTTTTTCACTACATGGAAATTTGATAAGGCAAGAAATCTTTTCAATAATACCATATTTGGGAATATTGTTCCCAAATATATTGCTGTATAGATTCCTTGAAGAAGTAAATGGATATGAGACTCAAT TAACTGGTATTCAATGGTCAAACATGTTTGTTGTTGGAAACACGCAATATAATATTACTGGGTGCATTGGATTTATACTTATCTTCTCAATTATAGGTGCTTTCTTACATTTTATTCTTACTATATATATTAATGCCATACACCCAGGAAAATATGGAGTTCGTAAAGACCCACTTTACTTTTTGaag tatttaaAGAAGAATAAAGTAACTTTTGATTACGATATAGAAGATTTTGATTATGGAAGTATAGACAATGAAAATTTTGAACCAGTTGTAAATGGTGTACTTACTCCTGGAATTCAAATTCGTAATCTTAAAAAAACATATAAAAGTATTTGTTTACGAAAATCA AAAGTCCAAGCTTTAAAGGGAATTTCTATGGATTTATATAAAGGACAAATAACTGCTTTGCTGGGACACAATGGGGCAGGGAAAACTACACTCATGTCTATTCTGACAG gtGTAATAAGTGCAACCGAAGGAAAAGTTCTTATAAATGGTCAAAACATAGTAAAAAACTTGCAATCTATTAGAAATGATTTGGGTTTATGCCCTCAAGAAAATATGGTTTTTCCCGATTTGAGTGTATTtgagcaattagaattttttgGTCTA CTGAAAGGTGCAaataaaaagaggaaagaaatcaAACAAAATATTAATGTCTTACTTGAGAAGTTAAAACTGAGTGAAAAAAGAGATGTTCTCCCAAGCACGTTATCTGGAGGACAAAAAAGGAAATTGTGTCTTGGGATGGCTCTTATTGGTGATGCCAGTACTATAATTTTAGATGAACCAACGTCCGGAATGGATCCTGAAACTAGAAGAGATATATgggatattatattaaaaataagagGGAAGAAAACGATTTTAATCAGTACACATAATATGGAAGAGGCTGACATACTTGGAGATCGAATTGCCATTGTACATGGAGGACGATTAAAATGTTATGGCACATCGATGTTTTTGAAGAAACAGTATGGCTACGGTCATATGGAAGTTACTTTATCAACAAAATCATGGTGCAGTCCAGATAAAGTTATAAATCAATTTGATCCAAGGACGCAACAAATAAGCGTTGATAGTGAAAAGATCGTTTTAAGCGTACCGAACACTGAAACTTTACCGCAATCTTTGGATAAAGTTGAAGGCCAGAAAAGAAATCTGGGAGTTACAGGGATTAGCGTATCACTCATCACATTGGAAGAAGTATTcttaaaagtaattaaaaatgagGACAATGGAAAACATTTGAACGAATTGTTCTGTCCTCCATCGCAAAAGGTAGAAGGATGGAGTTTATGTATGCAATCAATTTTAGCACTATATCACAAGAAATTGACGTACACTAAAAAAAATTTGAGTAACACATTATTAATATTGTTTTTGCCACTTTTGTCTGTGGTTTTAATGGGTTTAAGTTATGATACACCTACTGATTCAACAAATATATTTCCGTTAGAACTTAATATATATAGACATCCAAAAGTTCTGTATTCTTCCGAAAACGAAACTACTGGCACGATGTAcgcaaatttaataaaatattttggtGGATTTGCCGAAGAGGTAGAACAAAATACAAGCGTTACAAAAGCCCTATTGGATAGGGCGGTCGAAAATATTGCAGAGTATCGTAATAATTATATTGTCTCTGCAGAATTTAATATTTCTGATGATGTCTTGTTTGCTAATGGTTTTTATTCTGGAATTGCAATTCATAGCATGCCCTTAactataaatttattatcaaatGCGCTAATCAAAGCTGTGGCTGGCGATGAATATTCTATTCGTGTTTCAAGTCAGAAATTACCAAATGCTTTATCTGCAACACCACTATACATGATAGAAACCGATTCTCTAACAAGAGTATTGGTCTtttgttctttcttctttccaacTGTTGCGCTTTTCATCGTTCATCCTTTCCAGGAAATGGAAAGCAAAATAAAGCAACTCCAGAGAATGACGGGAATTAGCTCCTTTTCATATTGGCTTACTATGTTTACTTTCGATTTATTAATTCTTATAGTATCCATATTTATTATCACAATAGGATCTTATATTATGGATGTTATTTTGGATATACGATTATACTACAAGATAGAAATAT tgataatgATATTATTGCTATTGCTTTTTGGCAtaaattctttatttatatcgtatatcttcagttttataaataaatcgAGAAATACTATAGTAACTATTTTATCTATTGTACCAATTGGATTGG tTTTATTACATTATCTTCTTCAGGAAGTGCTTGGTACTTTTCCGTGGTTGAAAATTCTTTATTCTTTCCAAAAAGGAATATTTTATCTGATGCCTCACATAGGCTTATTTAATGGTCAATTATCTTTCTTTATCATAGCTCTGCAAAATGCGAGATGTCGTCGATTACCAAATCGACTGCAAGAGGTAGTTTGCATGGGTATTCCTGATATATGTTGTG GTTTGGACTGTGCGGATGGAGTATGCAAGAACCAGCTTTCTTACTTTTCTGATTATGATTTTAAAATgagtttaaaaaattgcattataTACCTATCTCTCACTCCATTAATGTATTTTGCTATACTTATTATTTTAGAGGAACGATTGCCTTATAAACTCTATGCTAAAATATTCAGTCAAAATTTAAGAGATCCATGCAATATACAAGATGATCAAGTGAAAAAGGAAAAGCATGCAGTGGCaatagaaattagaaaattacaaaacCGTG GTGCATCGAAGAAAATGAACGAGGAACCAACTAAAACAGTTCCTACTATCGAAAATAATTGCATAGAAAGCCTAAATAATAACGATAGCCTGTTCTTAGTTTATGAATTAAGTAAATATTACGGAAAGTTGATGGCAGTACAGGAAATTAGTTTCCGTGTGAAGCAACGAGAATGCTTTGGGTTGCTTGGCGTTAATGGTGCTGGGAAGAGCACCACATTTAGAATGTTGACCGGTGAAGAAATACCAAACAGTGGAACTATGTACTTAGGAAAATCAGAAATTCATACTGATAGAAAAAAC TATCTTGCTCAAATGGGATATTGTCCACAAACTGATGCATTGCTCAATTCCTTGAATTCATTCGATCATTTGCGACTTTTTGCATTGCTTCGCGGTATTCCCAGAGCGAAAGTGGATTTAGAAGTTAACAAATGGATTAATAGACTTA ATTTAAATTCTTGTATGCATCAACCGAGCGGTACTTATAGCGGAGGGAATAAGCGACGATTGAACATTGCTATGGCACTTATTGGAAATCCAACTCTTGTTCTTTTGGATGAACCAACTACGGGAGTCGATCCGGCAGCTAGAAGATCGCTCTGGAATATACTCCAGACCTGTCAAACAATGGGACAAGCTATTATACTCACTTCT
- the LOC126920106 gene encoding uncharacterized protein LOC126920106 isoform X1 — MDCCYSSRDGSSTTEKELSNICSPEMFDSDDEDDKKDNESLSNEVPIVASPKKPSQADLVANSDNNLLAKINKLLSGVPPPPKLTICRTDCSELLLRIYENQHLFWAPCVLPEKCIKQNLNKESPEQQKENISTNNYQRTKSTSRNLSTAFDACDPQYQSNISNNIDTVDLKNTCSDNFRIKKVVPNNEKSIINASASGTKLLNPEQLQVTVTENKIKDESFIAAPKLSLLYYTVNEKEAVTLSWPEAYHHKFHGIHYNRNKAVEEFEGLTSKLCNRYIGAETQSTCTVWFSKPAPGSAKKRNHLAKHNNGQSPTKRLSHLTRRRKIFSSANLQGLALNNKRLVVLNIKKPTIKKGKSPRGKSPRGKSPRGKSPRGKSPRGTPRSSTKKKVARRLVLDGPSPLKSKIEMSKRALFQSPPPDRAGPSKLLTTGSNPQSIKRALFTQNTKENDSERSQKAAIEPESRKRKSEEELEGPQCKWIKSLSFDGSHELHNTTMPSWERHSSSDIIEKSKSLNEGKCELSDTHRKKLLWAVAEALRDKGIGMTHPQFKQYATNLARTIKKLMPDLENKNIPRKPGSTSDRMLKLAKYHVLFVIDARTAD, encoded by the exons ATGGATTGCTGTTATTCCAGCAGAGATGGAAGTTCTACGACTGAGAAAGAGCTTTCGAACATCTGTAGTCCAGAGATGTTCGATAGCGATGATGAAGATGATAAAAAAGATAATGAATCACTATCAAATGAAGTACCAATAGTAGCTAGTCCTAAAAAACCTTCCCAAGCTGATTTAGTTGCAAACTCTGATAACAATTTATTAGCCAAAATTAATAAACTCTTAAGTGGTGTACCGCCACCACCTAAACTTACAATTTGCAGAACAGATTGTTCAGaattattattacgtatttatgAAAATCAACACTTATTTTGGGCACCGTGTGTGCTAccagaaaaatgtataaaacaaaatttaaataagGAATCCCCAGAACagcaaaaagaaaatattagtaCAAATAATTATCAGCGTACCAAAAGCACATCTAGAAATTTAAGTACTGCTTTTGATGCTTGTGATCCACAATATCAAAGTAATATTAGTAATAATATAGATACAGTAGATTTAAAGAATACTTGCAGTGATAATTTTAGAATAAAGAAAGTAGTTCCTAATAATGAAAAAAGCATTATCAATGCTAGCGCAAGTGGAACAAAATTGTTAAATCCTGAGCAGCTACAAGTAACTGTAACTGAGAACAAAATAAAAGATGAGTCTTTCATTGCTGCACCAAAATTATCATTACTCTACTACACTGTCAATGAAAAAGAAGCTGTCACTTTGTCATGGCCTGAAGCATATCATCATAAATTTCATGGAATACA TTATAACAGAAATAAAGCAGTTGAAGAATTTGAAGGTCTTAcatcaaaattatgtaatagaTATATAGGTGCCGAAACTCAGTCTACATGTACTGTATGGTTTTCTAAACCAGCACCAGGAAGTGCCAAAAAACGAAATCATTTAGCTAAACACAATAATGGGCAAAGTCCAACAAAAAGATTAAGTCATTTGACGAGAAgacgaaaaatattttctagtgcGAATTTGCAAGGCCTGGCGCTTAACAATAAAAGACTTGTAGTATTAAATATTAA AAAACCAACAATTAAAAAAGGCAAAAGTCCACGGGGTAAGAGTCCACGGGGTAAGAGTCCACGGGGTAAGAGTCCACGAGGTAAAAGTCCGAGGGGAACTCCCAGGAGTTCGACAAAGAAAAAAGTGGCTCGACGGCTCGTTTTAGATGGACCTAGTCCGTTAAAGTCCAAAATTGAAATGTCTAAACGCGCGCTATTTCAAAGTCCTCCTCCTGATCGAGCTGGTCCAAGCAAGTTGCTTACAACTGGGTCAAATCCTCAAAGCATTAAACGTGCACTATTTACACAAAACACAAAGGAGAATGATTCAGAGAGAAGTCAGAAGGCAGCTATTGAACCAGAATCAAGGAAGAGGAAAAGCGAAGAAGAATTGGAAGGACCACAATGCAAATGGATAAAAAGTTTATCTTTCGACGGCTCACACGAATTGCATAATACTACTATGCCTTCGTGGGAGAGACACTCATCTAGTGATATAATTGAAAAAAGCAAATCCTTGAATGAAGGAAAATGCGAGCTTAGTGACACTCATAGAAAG AAATTACTATGGGCGGTAGCGGAGGCTTTACGAGATAAGGGAATAGGTATGACTCATCCACAATTTAAACAGTATGCTACAAACTTAGCGCGAACCATTAAAAAACTTATGCCTGATCTCGAGAACAAGAATATCCCTCGCAAACCAGGGAGTACAAGTGATCGTATGTTAAAATTAGCAAAATATCACGTTTTGTTTGTAATTGATGCAAGAACAGCTGATTGA